The Desulfovulcanus ferrireducens genome includes the window AACTAATATTTCAATAAATCTCTCTTATTGTCTCCAAAAACTGGGCAATAGGGTGCTTATTCTGGATGCAGATCTGGGCCTTGCCAATGTGGATGTGCTTTTGGGATTGACTCCCGAATACAATATCTTCCACCTACTCAATCAAGGTGTTTCACTGTCCAAAATTTTACTTCAGACAAATTATGGTTTCCAGATTCTGCCTGCCGCCTCAGGAGTCACTGAAATGCTTTCCCTGTCCACGGGTCAAAAACTTGAACTCCTGGAGGCAATGGATTATCTAGAGGATAAGATAGACTACCTTATTGTGGATACGGGCGCGGGTATCAATGACAATGTCATTTATTTTAACCTGGCAGTTCAGGAACGACTGCTCATTCTGACCCCTGAGCCCACTTCTCTAACCGATGCTTACGCCCTGATCAAAGTGCTTAAAAACAAACATAACATTCAAAAGTTCAGGGTTATTGTAAACATGGCCAAAACAGAAGTTGAGGCCAAAAATGTGTTTAAAAAACTCTATGCTGCTTGTGATCATTTTTTGAGTAGTATTTCTCTTGATTTAGTTGGAATCATCCCCCATGATATAACTGTCAAAAAGAGTGTCGCTCGGCAGGTTCCTTTCTGCCATGAGCAACCGCAGGCTCCGGCCACCAAGGCCATGCAAGAAATTGCTCGAAAAATAAACAACTGGCAGGCAGCAGAACAACTTGATGGCAATATCAAATTTTTCTGGAAAAAACTCCTCTTCCAAGAATAATCCCTGGACTATTCTGGAACAAAAAGGAGTGTGCTTTCTCCGGTTGCCCTCCTGGCAACAAGAAGATATTGTTCGAAGTTATGCCCCCAAGATTAAAATTAGTGCCTTGCGTTTAAAGGCAAAACTTCCCAAACACATCGAACTGGACGAACTTATCAGTGCCGGAACTTTAGGCCTTATTGAAGCTCTAACCAATTTTGACCCAGAGCAAGGTATTAAGTTTGAAACCTTTGCCGATAACCGTATTCGCGGAGCCATGCTTGACGAGCTACGCAAATTGGATTGGTTCTCCAGGGGGCTAAGACAAAAAATAAAAAAAATTGAACAAACCATTCGAAAGGTTGAACAAAATACAGGTAGTGTACCCAATTCACTTGAACTCAAGGAAATTACAGGTTATTCTTTAGATGAAATCAACAAAGTGTTAGTAGCACTTCAAAACCAGGTTTGTTTAAGCCTGGACGCAATTCAGGAAAATTTTGTCTTACCAGATAACAGCGAGCGTTTTAAAGAACCGCATGCAAGGGTATTGATTAAAGACCTGGTAAACAAAATTGCCAAACTGATTAAAGAGTTAACTGACCGTGAAAAATTGGTTCTGTCTCTGTACTATGTGGAAGAGCTAACCATGAAAGAAATTGCTCAGGTCATGGAGATAACAGAGGGAAGAGTTTCTCAACTCCACTCACAAGCTATAAAAAAACTGAGAGATAAATTTACACAAAGATACGAA containing:
- a CDS encoding MinD/ParA family protein — translated: MHKKLPIVISVTSGKGGVGKTNISINLSYCLQKLGNRVLILDADLGLANVDVLLGLTPEYNIFHLLNQGVSLSKILLQTNYGFQILPAASGVTEMLSLSTGQKLELLEAMDYLEDKIDYLIVDTGAGINDNVIYFNLAVQERLLILTPEPTSLTDAYALIKVLKNKHNIQKFRVIVNMAKTEVEAKNVFKKLYAACDHFLSSISLDLVGIIPHDITVKKSVARQVPFCHEQPQAPATKAMQEIARKINNWQAAEQLDGNIKFFWKKLLFQE
- a CDS encoding FliA/WhiG family RNA polymerase sigma factor; this translates as MAISNFSGKNSSSKNNPWTILEQKGVCFLRLPSWQQEDIVRSYAPKIKISALRLKAKLPKHIELDELISAGTLGLIEALTNFDPEQGIKFETFADNRIRGAMLDELRKLDWFSRGLRQKIKKIEQTIRKVEQNTGSVPNSLELKEITGYSLDEINKVLVALQNQVCLSLDAIQENFVLPDNSERFKEPHARVLIKDLVNKIAKLIKELTDREKLVLSLYYVEELTMKEIAQVMEITEGRVSQLHSQAIKKLRDKFTQRYERN